GGCACACACGTCCAccctcacaaacacacactccaCATCCAGAGGTTGCGATAGGGAGAGAAGCAGCCCAGAAACATCAGGCATTGTGCAGCGCCCCCTCCTCTTGGAACAGCTCTTAGGTTAGAACCTTTTCCCTGATCACTGGGGTCCTAAAACCTTTCAGCTTAACTCTAACTGACAGATGGGGTCTGGATGGTGACTCGATGACTGACTGACAGACACGTGGCCGTGGCCGAGATGCCAGGAATGGAGGAGTAACCAGAGAGAAATGCGGCTCTCTTGGTTTCAGACATGACATGTCGTTTAAGACAGAAGAAAGTAGATACAGAGAGAGGAGCGGAAGAATAGGACGAGAGAAAGACAGACGCAGAAAGAGGAAGAGAGACCGGCCGAGTAAAAAGAGATGCCATTCCTTAACCTCCTTACCGTGTCTTTGGAGGACCTACGTCTCTTGATGCTGGAGGCCAGGGTGGTACTGATGGACCTAAAAGAGGGTTTCTTTTTTGGGTCGCTGTCTGCTCTACCACTTTTCCTATCCTAAAATAAATATACGTAGAACAATTATTTATGTTCTCCGGCTGGGTTTCACCTGCCAAAACCACATCCCCTCGTTTCCCGTTGATAAGCTATCTTAAACCCAGCGATCTATAAATATGAATGGAAGTCAAACTAATTTGACATGAAGAGACTACGAATTGGTAACAGATGCAACAGATTTGGTTGCATGAATTGGCAGCACTTTCGAATTCCCAAATGATCTTCCTTGGCATCTGTTTTGTGCTGTTTCATAAATACTTGCGTTTAACACTTTTTAGGCACAGAAGAAGACTGGGACCTTTTTGCCCCCATTCCCTCCCACTGTCCAATAAAGGTGCCCCACACGGCTACTCTCTGGCCTCTACAAATGGTACGAAGGTATAGCACAAGACTGGGTGTGTTTGTGTAAGGAAAGGTCGAATTAAGGTATTCTTACATCCTGAGTCTCTACAGAGGAAGAGGGCTGCATTggggaggaaaaaagaaaaataaatgaatatttatccACTTGCTTTAAAGATCATATGACTTAAAGATCCATAAGCAAAAGCAGAAGGCAGCAAATGGGTTTGCTGAGGAAATAATGACATCAAAGCCAAGCACTCTGTaatatcacaaaaacaaaacaacactcTTATAGGGAAATAGAGCAACCAATAAAATGCCAAAAGAGCACAGGATATGAAATAATACTGATTAATACATGAATACTTATAAGAATCTTCTTTGAGCGTTATACTTTTTGAAGGGTATAACGGAAATCCACACCACACATACAGTAAGGCATATACTCAGGGAGTTGGGTTAAATGTGGTGTGAATTTCATTTAGACTCATGCAGAGGGCAGTAGGAGCGAGGGTGTGGATAAAGTAAGCAAAATGTGAACAAGCATACAGTTAATTTAGGATGATGGAAGACTTTCAGGATTATCTTCACATTTGTTGCGGTCCTTGAAAAGATTCTGAATATCATTTGACCCCTACTAccaattaaaacttaccacagtcTAAGAACAACTTCGCTAAACACATAAACTTTATACTTTttttacaaagtaaaaaaaaagcccTATTTGGCTGTGGTCAGAGAACTGTGCATTAGCATGCTGGACCAACGTAGACCACCGGCACAGTGAGACACATAACTGGCTGCAAGCTTTGACAAAGTATCTCATGAGAGCACATTCACGCTTCGCTTAGTTCCTTTTTTTCAATGTTTcccttttgttttctcattttccTGAAGGCAGTGCACTTCTGAATGGGCTCTGCTCCAAGAGACAACCATTAACCATTGTAATGTGGGCAGCATGTTTTTGACATCTCTGCTTTTAAGACGGCCACGAAACAGCCCAATGGACAAAATTGCAAATTGGGCAGGTTATTCAGAAGTGCAATGTATGTGTGTTACACGCAGTTCCTTGTATGAAGGTGCAGTACACACAAGTGCAAATGGGTATTTAAATATGGACATCCATAtagaattacacacacacacaaaacatttaTATTCACACCCAAGCTTGCAAAGGTATCGCCGTCAGAAAGTTGTGTAAATTCCTATACAGAAAGGAAGAGCTGACAAAAAACATGAAGTGACACAGTGAACGATCCATACAAACTAATGCTAGTGatagatttatatttaaataaacccTTCAGACTCCAAATTTAAAGTGTTTTTGTCCACCCTAGTTTGTTTGCTTGACCTTTCTGCATAAGAGCCTACATGCATATGCATAAAAGACGATAGATGACAGATGTGACAGTAAATTGACCTGCTCACAAAGACAAGCGACTGTGATCTTACCTTTCACTGTTACTGCTCTTTATTCTATTGCAGCAGTTCTGACCTTTTGTCATTTTGAATAAAGAAGCAGCTTGAGGCTGTCACAGCCTCACTGTAGTTCTACCCAGCTCCCACCCCACTGGCCCACCCCCCACCAAACATCACAGTCCCACTGGGAAGACCTCCCAGGACTTCTCACTAGAAAACATTGGTCTTAAAGGACACACAGGTAAGCAAGAGTTTGTAGCAGACATTTCAATTGGACTGTGTTGGACTATAGCATGGATGTGCTGGATAGGGCTTTTGAAATATGCTCAATGTCATGTTATTAATTAGCTTTTTGTTAGTAGCTTCATGTTTAATTCAGCACAGCTTGCTGATGTATACTAGCAGTACCTAATCAATGTTAACTTTTTATACTGCAAACATTATTTGGGTGGTCTACAGCATTTTTAGccatttctattttatataacCTTAATACGCTAAGTGGTTTAAAGCATTTAAGTGGTTCATGCCATGAAAGCAGCTTTATATTTTGATGAATAACTAAGCATATCAGCTATTTTAAATATACTGATTCGCGTAGCAAGGATGGCGTGGCAACAAGATGGATCAACTTGTTTTACATACTAAAGATGGAGTCCCAGCCGCACCCACAGCTTGACTCCCTGAGCTCTCCTTATTGTCCTGTTGGGACAGACAAGAAGAAGGAGGCTGAAGCAGCCTAGAAAACCCCAGGCCCTTTTAGAAGCTTAAGAACACGCAATGGAGATCGTCCACCTCTAGTCACTACACCAAGGGTTTGTTTTTAGCAATGGTATGAATGGAAAACTTGAACTGAAGCCCtagtacaaaaagtggttttgtcTGTTGGGAGGTCGTTCCCTCATGATCACCCTTCTTTTTACCTCTTGTGTTGTAGGAGAGAGCTACCTTACCTGTAGGTTCTTCCTCCAAACGTTGACGGCCGCAAAGGCTAGCTGCATCTGCTTCCTGCGGGCGTCTTTATGGCGCTTATATGCAATCTCGATAAAGATGAGGAAGATCCCTGCTGCAATGCCTCCAGCGACAAGCATGAAGACACCTGTGAATGAGAAGAATGAATGAAACTGTTAGACGGTTAACGAAGACACAATATTCTTCGAAACAACCCACTGAGGAACTGGAGGGGGTGGAGCCTTGGTGTGATGGAATCCTACATGTATTGCCCATATATTTGTGGTCTGCTGCTGAAAAGCATGCAAAATGGATGGATGTTAAAGATTAATGAGTTTGTTACAAATGTGAACACCAACACAGGTGAGCATAAAACAACAGCTAAAAGCATTGGACAAAAGAAGGCCCCAATACCTTACCTACTGTACCTTTTTTGTCCAATCTCTTTTAGGTTTCTCTGTACCTGAAATCGACCATACCTGCCATATTCTCAAAGGTGAGTGTGGCTGGGGCATTGCTCCTTGAGTCACACTCCTGGTATCTCACCCAGGTTTTATCTAGGTCTTCCATGAAGCCATTCTCATGGGAACTGCAAGGGGTGGTGGAGAGCAGGAAGAGAAGTTCTAATGTTAATAAGGTGTTTTTGGTAGAAAGCACCGATAAATCCCACAAAGTCACCACAACCACtagcacatacacacaaacacatatatgTTCAAGCACACAGACAACAGAGCAGGTATGAAAGAGGGGAAATACACAGAGAGAGATGAGTAAGTGTCCAATGGTGAGATTTTATACAACAGAAAACTATACAGAAGCGTACAATATGCTGCTTCGGCTGGGACAGACCTGAGAATAGCCAGGGACACATTCTGTTTCCAGGGGCTGTCCTTGCGCATGCCTATGCCAAAGCCCGAACGGAAAAACAGCTCTCCCGTGGTCACCAGGTCGCACTTCTGCGAGGCTTCAAACTCCAGCACCGCAGAGTCCCAGATGAAAGCATGCAGCTTGCTGTTGGGGCAGGGGGAAGGGAGGAGGACGGGAAGGGTGGGGGGTTACGGTGCAACAGTACAGTGAGAAACAACACACTCGTGGCACCCGCCCCCACCCACCCCTCTTGTGCGACTTGTGTTACCAGAAATCTAGAATGCCACCTCATAGGCAAATGAAATCCAATGCCGGACCAGTGGAGCTTTGTCCCCCATTGGATTCCCGCAATGACGTTTTTGCTGAAAAcctgaaaaaggttctttagctTATTGTTAATATATGTTATGTGTGGCACATAGCTGGGCCTCTCCTGTGTGGGGTTATGGACCAGGGTCACAGGTTAGTGCAGTAAGTGCTGGCACTGATTTATATACCTGAGACCTGCAGGCCCAGGACCCTTAAGACTAACTAACTGATTGACTGACCATGAGGCCAGACCTGCTGGTGTCTACCCAGCAGGGACTCACTTGTCCCGAACAGCCTGGATGGCTTCAGCGGCGCTTTCGTAGTTGTGCTTCTCCATGTGGCGGTACATGGTGCTCAGCTCAACTTGTCGCCGGAAGTAAATATCCACCGAACTTTGCTTCACTGTGGCATAGATGAACTTGTCTGATGGGTTCCGTAGCTGGAAAAAAACACAAACTTACTGTATACATCTTGGAAAGCTTTACTTTGGTAGTTCAAGTGCTTAGAGAATCTTACCCTTGGGTCATTGATGCCGGTGATGCGCTCCTCAGGCCGGTCCAACACCAGGAAGGCAGCCAGGTTGGCAGTATAGGATGCTACTATAATCATAGCAAAGCCAGCCCACACCATTCCCAAGATTCTTGCTGAAAAGCTACGTGGGGCACCTGGATAACACGTGTTAAGTACAGCAGTAgtcaaacatatgtgaccctggaccacaaaaccagtcttaagtcgctggggtatatttgtagcaatagccaaaaatacattgcatgggtcaaaattttagatttttcttttatgccaacaatcattaagaaattaagtaaagttcatgttccatgaagattttttataaaattccaactgtaaacatatcaaaatgtaatttttggtttgtaatatgcattgttaagaacctaatttggacaactttaaaggtgattttctcagtctttttgatttttttgcatcctcagatttctgatttcaaatagatgtatctcagccaaatattgtcctatcctaacaaaccatacatcaatagaaagcttatttattgagcttatttattgagcatatgtataaatctcagttttgtcaaatttaaccttatgactggttttgtggtccagggtcacatatgtcaaataAAACGTTTCATAAAAACAAAGTTTGACTTTCACAACACCTTCTCCAATTCCAGAGTTCAACAAGACGCCCCAGGAAAACCACATAGCTGAAGATAAGGTGAGGGcatcctcttcttcttcttcactgTTTACTTTAAACCTTCCAAATGGGCTGGGAAAACCAGGTCAAACAGAGAAAATGATCAGAAAGAGAATACGCAAGAACCCCTATAAGTAAATGCTCCGGTATCCCAAGTCACAGCATTGGCCAGATTGCAGAGACCATAGAGAGAGCAAGACAAAGAGGCAGAGAGCAGACAGGAAAAGACAGGACGAGAGGGAAAAGAAAACAGGCTCACTGAGTACAGCCACCCAACCTCCCCCACCTCATGGTGACACTGACAATAAAACATGTTCAGCACTCTCATGTACTGTTGAGACATCCTGAAACAAAGGTGCTACATGACCCCAATGAGTGAAACAAACTACCTAAAGGAACAAACAACATGTGCACACAGCCACCCCATGGACATACATAAAACAGTTAGCAATGCTCTCAACCCAACGTCTTGTTGTACCTGAACCGGTCTAGTAGGTAAAGCATCACCGCCACCACATGCACCGATAGACCCACCAGTAGCCACAGTGTGCTTTGGAATGGCTGCATGAATGAATCCAGTGTACTGCGAGGAATTTCCTGAAAACAGATTACTTGGTCACTTACATAAATTTAGCACATTTGAATACCAGCTGCTGTTCAATGAGGTTACAATAGCAAGTGGTGCGGTAGTTTGAGTAGTAAAATCATACCTTTTTCACAAGAATAGTCAGTCCCTGGTATTTAAAAGGCTTGGAGAATTCTATGTACTGGGCTCGTTCGTTGTTGATTGTCAAGGGCGCTACGATCATATCTGCAAGGCCACCCAGGAGCTCGCCCATCATGCCGTTCCATTCCTTCTTGTTGCTGTTATTTACCTATATAAGTGTAAAGCAATCttactacctgatctcatgacgaaatcgtacctgtgggaactttttagcAAAATACGTACACAGAACAGCTGGTACGATTAATCGcaaatgaaagaaacacaaaataactgtcccTCAATCTGGAGCTCCATGGAAGATCTCACCTTgtagagtttcaatgatcatgagaacggtgaggaatcagcccagaactaccaAGGattttgtcaatgatctcaaggcagctgggaccaagaaaacaattggtaacacactacgccgtaaaggactgaaatcctgcagtgccccctgctcaagaaagcacatgtacaggcccgtctgaagtttgccagtgaacatctgaatgattcaaaggagaactgggtgaaagtgttgtggtcagttGAGACCAAAattaagctctttggcatcaacttgccgtgtttggaacaggaggaatgctgcctatgaccctcaagaacaccatccccaccctcaaacatggaggtggaaacattatgtttgggggtgtttttctgctaaggggacaggacaactgcaccgcatcaaagggacgatggactgggccatgtactgtcagggccagggcattgaatccagctagggcattgaaaatgggtcgtggatgggtatgatCCAAAGCACACAaccaaggcaacaaagaagtggctcaagaagaagcacattaaggtcctggaatggcctagccagtctccagaccttaatacCATAGaagatctgtggagggagctgaaggtttgagttgccaaatgtcagcctcaaaaccttaatgacttggagaggatctgcaaagaggagtgggacaaaatcccttccGAGATgggtgcaaacctggtggccaactacaagaaacatctgacctctgagATTGTTAACAAAGGTTtggctaagtcatgttttgcaaatacttatttcactcattaaaatgcaaatcaatttgaaatgtgtttttctggatttttgtgtTGTTATTCCGTCTCTCACTTTTCAAACAAACCTACAATTAAAATTAtacactgatcatttctttgtcagtgggcaaacgtacaaaatcagcaggggatcaaatagttTTTTTCACTGTACATGCCGGTAATGTTTTTTGTGGTTTGCGAGaatgttcccacaggtacgttttcatcatgaaatCAGTTTGCAATTTTACAATAATCATTTTAACTATACTTGACAGTGTGAAACTGTACTTACTCTTTCTTGTGTTCCAAATTTCCCATCTGCCACCAGGTGTACTTCATAGGTGAAGTTCATGGTCATCGCCAGTTTGATCAGAAGGTCAACACAAAATCCGTAACAACACTGAGGAACAATTGGGCGTCCTGTAACCAAACCAGAAAGAGTGAAATTTCATTCTATCTGACAAAGTTGCATATGGAAAGATCAATATTTTGATCTCAGATCATTCACCCCACTGCTAAAATCACTCGCTCATTCAGAGATTGTGTTTCTCTTTTAGATGGCAGTGCTCTCAACCCGCTAGACAGCATTGAGGTCTGATCAATTCCATTACTATAAATTCAGCTTTCGCTCTGCTACTCAGCCAGTCATAGATTTTTTGCAGATGATAACGGAATAAAATATTAACAAGCTTTGTGAATTAATTTTCAATTCATCTATGCTCCTGGCTGAATTGAAGTGGCTGCAGCTATTCTGATCTCAGACACATTGAGCAGATGAGAGCATCAACATATAAAAGTACAATTGATACTGACTTTCACACTTTACCTGTAGATTATATAGGATGCAACAAAAGGTGCACCCAGAGCTGTCACACAAACCAGAAGGCTGCGACGGAAGCCCAAGCGACACAGAACATGCATACGTTTTAAATTAAGCAGAAATACTCACATACTTACAATGTAAACAAACATACTTCCATACAAACACGCATGCTCACAGCCACAGACACTTGCACCCTTGCTACATTCATACATATATAACTACCTGATgcttatatatgtatgtatgtatctcCAGACGGCGGATGTAGAATAGCACAGTGACATAAACGTCCCTGATAGGTTACCTGGGATGGTCTCATTTGGTCCAGTGCAGATCACCTTTTTAATTAAGACACCATTAGGTGTGTACTCTTCCTTGCAGGTCCCGTCCAGCATAGTTGGCTTCACATACACAAAGGGTTCCTGATGAATGGTCACTATCTGCAAAAGATGGATGGGATTTTGATCAGCTTTGCCAAGTGACATGCATTTAGGTAATTTCAAAAATTTTAGGGAAGTGAACCCTGTACCTTTAATCGAGTAGACATTTGAAATCCTCTCGGTCTTTCTGTTTCTCCTCCAGGCCAAATAATCTTCCTCTGTTTATTCATCACCACCTGATGATGCAGGTAATTATAGCAGATAATTAACAGACTTATAGTCATAATCATAATCTTTGTTCAACCCTAGCCTAGATTCCAAATGTGCCATTACAGTTTTGGCTTTGAATACAATTATGGAAATACTAGTGTTGGCTTGAaactatgaaagcctgtttccagcactgaataaaaaaaataaaaaggtaatttcaCCGttctatttcacaattctgacttttttcctcagaattccaagatataaagtcacaattctgactttttttctcacaattgcaagtttgtatctcaattcttatttttttcgcAGAAATGTGACATTGCAGTTAAGACACATTGAGTTATAAAGcctaattttgaggggaaaaagactgttcttataattgcgagtttatatctcacaattctgacttaactctgttattaataataatttctcTGACTTAATAATAATTCTGAGGAAAGGtcacaatttctgagaaaaagtcagaactgtaagtgTAAATCtaacaaatctgacttcatttctcagaatttgtgagtttatatcttgcaattgcaatcacaattctgggaaataagtcagaattgcgagttgtatgactttttttcttggtattgtgaaatataaactcacaattgtgtgttataaagtcaggattgtgagttaaaaaattaaaattgtgatttataaagtcagaattgtgagataaaaactgtcaattctgtcttttttttcttgcaattgcgagtttgtatctcacaattcagatttttttccctctgaattgtgacattgcgagttataaagtccaattttgaggaggaaaaagactgatatgtactttataatatgttaaaatgtagaattgtgagtttgtatgatgcattgtgagttaaaaagtcacaattacctttttttttattcagtggtggaatcGGGCTTCCATGTGAAACgctatgtttatttttatattcctCACAGGAACTAATGCAAGATTCAGGACCCATGTCATGAAATTATAAATTAAACATTGTGAAAGAAAAGACTAGTACTTGTGTTCCGTTGTAAATGCCGACTTGAATCAGTCTGCTCTTCTGGTAGTTGAGAATGCTGTAATGAGCGTATTTTCTGTCACCGTCGTCATTGAACTCCACACGTCCTGTTAGGCCTTCTGGATACTTGGAAGACATCAATACCCTGTGGAGCACAGCCAGTATTGACCTGTGAGTAACTTTTTGTATGTAAATGTGATGCTTGAAAAAtatgcatacagttgaggtcaaaagtttacatacaccttgcagaatctgcaaaatgttaattacatattttaccaaaataagaggagtcatacaaaatgcatggtttttatttttagtactgacctgagtttCAAATAAAAGgcgtttatatatagtccacaagagaaaatattagttgaatttataaaaattaccatgttcaaaagtttacatacactttatttttaatactgtgttgttaactgaatgatccacaactgtgtggtttttttttttagtttgtttagtgatagttgttcttaagtcccttgtttgtcctgaacagttgaacagcctgctgttcttcatgtcctacaatttttttttgctttttcagcatttttgtgtatttgaaccctttccaacaatgactgtatgattttgagatccatcttttaacactgaagacaactgagggactcatatgcaactacagaaggttcaaatgctcactgatgctccagaatgaaacacaatgcattaatttgaagatcagggtaaatgtaacttattttgtcatctggtaaacatgtaagtagcttctaaagggcagtactaaatgaaaaaaatatatatttaggcaaaataagaaaaatgtatgcatctttattctgttcaaatgttttcacccccgNNNNNNNNNNNNNNNNNNNNNNNNNNNNNNNNNNNNNNNNNNNNNNNNNNNNNNNNNNNNNNNNNNNNNNNNNNNNNNNNNNNNNNNNNNNNNNNNNNNNNNNNNNNNNNNNNNNNNNNNNNNNNNNNNNNNNNNNNNNNNNNNNNNNNNNNNNNNNNNNNNNNNNNNNNNNNNNNNNNNNNNNNNNNNNNNNNNNNNNNNNNNNNNNNNNNNNNNNNNNNNNNNNNNNNNNNNNNNNNNNNNNNNNNNNNNNNNNNNNNNNNNNNNNNNNNNNNNNNNNNNNNNNNNNNNNNNNNNNNNNNNNNNNNNNNNNNNNNNNNNNNNNNNNNNNNNNNNNNNNNNNNNNNNNNNNNNNNNNNNNNNNNNNNNNNNNNNNNNNNNNNNNNNNNNNNNNNNNNNNNNNNNNNNNNNNNNNNNNNNNNNNNNNNNNNNNNNNNNNNNNNNNNNNNNNNNNNNNNNNNNNNNNNNNNNNNNNNNNNNNNNNNNNNNNNNNNNNNNNNAGAACAAAAATGCAGCAGTAGTCTGcatgtgaaaaaaaatgtgaaaaagattttttttaatcaaattattaatGAGAATTTTGTTTTTAAGTCAATGAATTACCCTAACAAACAAACCTCTGAATCTATTTCATTTAAATCATAATTTGGAAGAGATATTTATTCCCATTATCTTCAGTTCATCTAATTAGTTTCACAGCACAGTTTTCTGGCAGACAGCTTTGAGTAACAACCTGTTTCTACTCCGTCAACACTGAAGTATATATTGTGTTTAAGCCTACAGGCAAAGAAGATTAAAATGTAGAATGAATCAATCTTTCGGTCACAGGAAGTGAACTGAGGGGGAATCAATTTGAGTgaagaacaagaaaaaaaattgtgtcaCACCTGTGTGACTCACCAGCAGTTCTCTCCAAGCTCTGAGTGAATTCTGGGCGTATAATCTCCATTTTGAGCTCAGGAATGCTGGCAGGAAATCTTTCAAGAGCATTTCCCACAACATTTGTTGCTTCAGCTGAAAAACACAGAGCCTGTCTCACACAGGAGGGGATAATGGCTGGGTTTCTCTtttttcttgtgtgtgtgtgtgtgtgtgtgtgtgtgtgtgtgtgtgtttgaggaaaACAATGAGGCCTGAAAGAAACAGAAATAGAGAGAAAACAATCCAATTTCTGTCAAATCTCACCTTCATGTCACCACTCATTTGAGGTATTACATTGTGTCAGAAGACAGAGAAAACATTTGCATCCTTTTTGAGACTTGAAAGACTTAATTCCCATTCTTCTTGTTTACCACAGAAGAAAATGAGTAAAGTGACCGTCCGTgtgatgaactattcctttaagacagGGAGGGGGAAGAGAGTTTGAGGTGTGGCAGTGTTTACTTAATCAGAAAATGCATATGCAATGCaacacataaaaataataaataaaaataataaaaacatctcCAAGCGCAAGTTAAAGAAAGTCAAAAGTAAGTTCCAAGAAAGTTAGAACCTGTTTGAACAAAGGAGGGTGCATGCAAAAACAGTAACCACAAAAATAGCCTCAATACAAAAGCAAATTCATACTGGCATTCTGCACGTTTGTTGCACAGAGGAGTTGATTTACCTCAAACCTCCTCAGGCACAGATTGATTTTTCACAGTTCGCAGGAGGAGCACATACTGTGTCACAAGCCCACCTCTGGTGGAAGCAAAGCTGTAAGCTGTGGTGTGTTTTTAAAGTACGCGATCTTATTCTTCAGACATGCCGCACAGAAAGAGAGGTCATGGTCGTAAGAAAAACAACAAGGAGGTATGTTTTTCCACACGGAATTTACACTATCTTGTAGTATTCTGTATAACACTGTCAAAATCTTAAGATACAGGCCTATTGATTATGATTGGAAACTGTTATTAGCCTATTCTGAACCGATCTCTTTTTACGTAGGCTACTTCGTATGATTTTCAATCAGAGGGTCGAATTGAACTTTAAATACGTGAGAACTTTAACAGTGTTTCCTTTACTTTTCTGCGAACGCTCTTATCGAATCTACAGCGAAAACTACGGCACTCAGAGCAGTTCGATTCCCGaacgaatgactcttatgagtcggttCGTTTTAGTGAATCAAAGCATACAGCACGACTTGAAAAGAATGATTCTCGAAGGATTGGCTCTTAACAGCCGGTTTGATTTACCACAGAGAACCGACTCTTAAGAGCCAATCCTttaagaatctttttttttttttttttaagaatcatTCTTTACTAGTCGTGCTGTAtgctttgattcactaaaaagaaccggctcatg
The genomic region above belongs to Garra rufa chromosome 19, GarRuf1.0, whole genome shotgun sequence and contains:
- the LOC141291860 gene encoding glutamate receptor ionotropic, NMDA 1-like — translated: MSSKYPEGLTGRVEFNDDGDRKYAHYSILNYQKSRLIQVGIYNGTQVVMNKQRKIIWPGGETERPRGFQMSTRLKIVTIHQEPFVYVKPTMLDGTCKEEYTPNGVLIKKVICTGPNETIPGRPIVPQCCYGFCVDLLIKLAMTMNFTYEVHLVADGKFGTQERVNNSNKKEWNGMMGELLGGLADMIVAPLTINNERAQYIEFSKPFKYQGLTILVKKEIPRSTLDSFMQPFQSTLWLLVGLSVHVVAVMLYLLDRFSPFGRFKVNSEEEEEDALTLSSAMWFSWGVLLNSGIGEGAPRSFSARILGMVWAGFAMIIVASYTANLAAFLVLDRPEERITGINDPRLRNPSDKFIYATVKQSSVDIYFRRQVELSTMYRHMEKHNYESAAEAIQAVRDNKLHAFIWDSAVLEFEASQKCDLVTTGELFFRSGFGIGMRKDSPWKQNVSLAILSSHENGFMEDLDKTWVRYQECDSRSNAPATLTFENMAGVFMLVAGGIAAGIFLIFIEIAYKRHKDARRKQMQLAFAAVNVWRKNLQDNKESSGSQAVGAAGTPSLPSSSVETQDDRKSGRADSDPKKKPSFRSISTTLASSIKRRRSSKDTQYPPTDITGQLNLSDPSVSTVV